One genomic segment of Belonocnema kinseyi isolate 2016_QV_RU_SX_M_011 chromosome 2, B_treatae_v1, whole genome shotgun sequence includes these proteins:
- the LOC117167908 gene encoding zinc finger and SCAN domain-containing protein 16-like — translation MSTGQYEACFLKLPREQHSLLFENSGTDFAHKIEDRNDEKLEIKEEMVEIEYIIDEVLEIKEKVMEAQETTDQKRNKKYKLKLDAVDVKETNNFAVNDKQPEHYIQKIQEPEPDPEKKYKCEKCARTYKHRGSLFGHRKFECGVIPQFKCKFCDKRFKQKISVNRHIGLVHEKKNSKKSELKHKCDQCSRSYAWLDSLNRHKRSEHSTVKPQFTCDYCGFKTNHKCYLPAHMSIRHLKEIK, via the exons ATGTCAACAGGTCAGTATGAAGCATGTTTTTTAAAACTCCCGAGGGAACAACACAGTCTGCTGTTTGAAAATAGTGGAACGGATTTTGCTCACAAAATTGAAGACAGAAATGacgaaaaattggaaattaaggAAGAAATGGTCGAAATTGAATATATAATTGATGAAGTATTGGAAATCAAGGAAAAAGTTATGGAAG ctcaaGAGACTACAGAtcaaaaacgtaataaaaaatataagttgaaaTTGGACGCTGTAGATGTAAAAGAAACTAATAATTTTGCTGTCAACGACAAACAGCCGGAACATTATATTCAGAAAATTCAGGAACCAGAACCGGATCCGGAGAAGAAGTACAAATGCGAAAAGTGTGCTCGAACCTATAAACATAGAGGAAGTTTGTTTGGCCATCGAAAATTCGAATGTGGCGTCATCCCACAgttcaaatgtaaattttgcgataaacgatttaaacaaaaaattagtgttAACAGACATATAGGTCTGGTGCATgagaagaaaaattctaaaaagtcgGAATTAAAGCATAAATGCGACCAATGTTCTAGAAGTTATGCTTGGTTAGATTCATTAAATCGGCATAAACGTTCGGAACATTCAACAGTCAAGCCGCAATTTACTTGCGACTATTGTGGCTTTAAAACGAATCACAAATGTTACTTGCCAGCACATATGAGCATACGCCATCTCAAAGAAATTAAGTAA